From Lycorma delicatula isolate Av1 chromosome 13, ASM4794821v1, whole genome shotgun sequence, a single genomic window includes:
- the LOC142333773 gene encoding uncharacterized protein LOC142333773, protein MIMVLLDYFESRNIFDISNILTSIINVAIMNGMGIDMIQKLIDKGGNVKNTDMRGISPLLQSVISKRSVSFIKYIIEIGANVNEICDDYENTILYLAVDNFCEDDDDDLERIKLLIDYGADVNSLNRLNEIPMTKSSSTSDDLWFELIKRGSNITNSEHSILSIALSKKGRSHELIVRVNS, encoded by the coding sequence ATGATTAtggttttattagattattttgaaagtagaaatatatttgatatttctaatattttaacatcaattATTAATGTCGCTATTATGAATGGAATGGGTATTGATATGATACAAAAATTGATCGATAAAGgtggaaatgttaaaaatactgaCATGAGAGGTATTTCACCTTTGTTGCAGTCTGTAATAAGCAAAAGAagtgtaagttttataaaatatattattgaaatcgGAGCAAATGTGAACGAGATATGCGATGACTATGAAAATACAATCTTATATTTAGCTGTTGATAATTTTtgtgaagatgatgatgatgatttagaAAGGATAAAATTGTTAATAGATTATGGTGCAGATGTAAACTCTCTGAACAGGTTGAATGAAATTCCTATGACAAAATCTTCATCTACAAGTGATGACTTATGGTTTGAACTTATAAAGAGAGGATCTAACATCACTAATTCTGAACATAGTATATTAAGTATTGCTTTAAGCAAGAAAGGTAGAAGTCATGAATTAATTGTTAGAGTTAATTCATGA